One part of the Algibacter sp. L1A34 genome encodes these proteins:
- a CDS encoding DHH family phosphoesterase, with the protein MKKEDITNIKQLLSSPKKIVIVPHKNPDGDAIGSTLALYHYLLKGNHNATVIVPNDYPTFLKWIPGNDMISVYDHQTKTCDSLIESADIIFTLDFNAFHRTGNMEKVLSESKALKIMIDHHQSPDDYATYTYSDTTMSSTCEMVYNFINMLSDAELVDANIATCIYVGIMTDTGSFRFRSTTNKTHDIIAKLIEKGADNTNIHNNIYDTNSYESLQLLGCALSNLKVVPESRAAYITLSQEELNRFNYKKGDTEGIVNYALSLNGVVLAAIFIEDKQEGIIKISLRSKGSFSVNEMSRAHFHGGGHTNAAGGKSDLSLTETVDKFISILPSYNDALNNE; encoded by the coding sequence ATGAAAAAAGAAGACATTACCAATATAAAACAACTATTATCTAGTCCTAAAAAAATAGTTATTGTTCCGCATAAAAACCCTGATGGCGATGCTATTGGATCAACTTTAGCACTTTACCATTATCTTTTAAAAGGAAATCATAACGCAACGGTTATTGTACCTAATGACTATCCTACTTTTTTAAAATGGATTCCGGGTAATGACATGATTTCTGTTTACGACCACCAAACTAAAACTTGCGACAGTTTAATAGAATCTGCAGATATTATTTTTACTTTAGATTTTAATGCGTTCCATAGAACAGGCAATATGGAAAAGGTACTTTCTGAAAGTAAAGCTTTAAAAATCATGATTGATCATCACCAATCTCCAGACGACTATGCCACTTACACTTATAGCGATACAACCATGAGTTCTACCTGCGAAATGGTATATAACTTTATAAACATGCTAAGTGATGCAGAATTAGTTGATGCCAATATTGCTACTTGTATTTATGTTGGAATCATGACAGATACGGGCTCGTTTAGATTCCGTTCAACTACGAATAAAACACACGACATTATTGCTAAGCTTATTGAAAAAGGAGCAGATAACACCAATATTCATAATAACATTTACGATACAAATAGTTATGAAAGCTTACAATTATTAGGTTGTGCGCTTAGTAACCTAAAAGTTGTTCCCGAATCGAGAGCAGCTTATATTACGCTATCTCAAGAGGAACTTAATCGTTTTAATTATAAAAAAGGAGATACAGAAGGTATTGTAAATTATGCTTTATCACTAAACGGAGTTGTACTTGCGGCCATTTTTATCGAGGATAAGCAAGAAGGGATTATTAAAATCTCTTTACGTTCTAAAGGAAGTTTTTCGGTAAACGAAATGTCTCGTGCGCACTTTCATGGAGGAGGGCACACCAATGCTGCGGGAGGAAAAAGCGATTTATCCCTAACAGAAACCGTTGATAAATTTATTAGTATATTACCTAGTTATAACGATGCATTAAACAATGAATAA
- the lgt gene encoding prolipoprotein diacylglyceryl transferase, translating into MQLLKFDWNPITGIDIIGNFKIHFYSLMWVTAFVIGWYIMKRIFTKEKVSLEYLDPLFIYTVLSTMIGARLGHVIFYQSELLSEDFFSVFLPVKFKGGFEFTGFQGLASHGAAIGIIIGMYLYRRKYNYKSILWILDRIVIPVASGAIFIRIGNFINSEIIGKITDSNFGVRFIQDQYYKNEIMQRTGIKDVQKAYNAVTDNPKFQNLLDAVPYRHPAQLYESFCYIFVFLILLYFYVKTEKRNQTGFLFGLFLVLLWTVRFFVEFVKEAQVDVRSTWALNTGQWLSIPFVLIGLYFMFVYKPKNAVK; encoded by the coding sequence ATGCAATTATTAAAATTTGATTGGAACCCTATAACAGGAATCGATATAATCGGGAATTTTAAAATCCATTTTTACAGCCTTATGTGGGTTACTGCCTTTGTTATTGGCTGGTATATTATGAAAAGGATTTTTACAAAAGAAAAAGTATCATTAGAATATTTAGACCCTTTATTTATTTACACTGTGCTTTCTACCATGATTGGCGCGCGTTTAGGTCACGTTATATTTTATCAATCGGAATTATTATCTGAAGATTTTTTCAGTGTTTTTCTACCTGTTAAATTTAAAGGAGGCTTTGAGTTTACAGGATTTCAGGGTTTAGCCAGTCATGGTGCCGCTATCGGAATTATTATTGGGATGTATTTATACAGACGAAAATATAACTACAAATCGATTTTATGGATTTTAGACCGCATTGTAATTCCAGTAGCTTCTGGAGCAATTTTTATTAGAATTGGAAACTTTATAAATTCTGAAATTATAGGAAAAATCACAGATTCGAATTTTGGTGTTCGTTTCATTCAAGATCAGTATTACAAAAATGAAATCATGCAACGCACAGGAATCAAAGATGTGCAAAAAGCCTACAACGCCGTTACTGATAACCCTAAATTTCAAAACCTGTTAGATGCTGTTCCATATAGACATCCTGCACAATTATACGAATCGTTTTGTTATATTTTTGTGTTTTTAATTCTGTTATATTTCTATGTAAAAACAGAAAAAAGAAATCAAACAGGCTTTTTATTCGGCTTATTTTTAGTTTTACTTTGGACTGTTAGATTCTTTGTTGAATTTGTAAAAGAAGCACAAGTTGATGTTCGTTCTACCTGGGCATTAAACACAGGGCAATGGTTAAGTATTCCGTTTGTACTGATAGGATTGTATTTTATGTTTGTTTACAAACCAAAAAACGCAGTAAAATAA
- a CDS encoding peptidylprolyl isomerase, translating to MYLFKNVLKLVLFTLVLNLTSCKAQYPDLEDGMYAEFVTTKGVMVAKLSYEKTPLTVANFVSLAEGENTMVDKAFKKKKFYNGLIFHRVIDGFMIQGGDPTGTGSGDAGYKFMDEFSPDLKHDKPGILSMANSGRNTNGSQFFITEIPKPNLDNKHSVFGELVLGLDVQDSISNVEVDRNDRPIEDVVIEELNIIRKGKAAKNFDAPKVFINSLAEAERLEKEKVAKAAAILKATQDKFKALKEKAITLPSGLKYIITEKGTGEKLPETAELLTHYAVYFENGKILETSKLEIAEALDIVNERRKEQDGYQPITAEIGPDARMIAGFKEGLQQLSVGDKATLFIPYHLAYGESGTRGIPGKTNIVFEVEILELLK from the coding sequence ATGTATTTATTTAAAAACGTTTTAAAACTCGTTCTGTTTACATTAGTATTAAACCTAACATCTTGCAAAGCGCAGTATCCCGACTTAGAAGACGGTATGTATGCTGAATTCGTTACCACAAAAGGTGTTATGGTTGCCAAATTAAGTTACGAAAAAACGCCGCTAACAGTTGCTAATTTTGTTTCCCTAGCCGAAGGTGAAAACACAATGGTCGATAAAGCTTTCAAGAAAAAGAAATTTTACAATGGACTAATTTTTCACCGCGTTATAGATGGATTTATGATACAAGGTGGCGACCCGACAGGAACAGGTTCTGGCGATGCTGGATACAAGTTTATGGATGAGTTTTCTCCAGATTTAAAACACGACAAACCAGGTATTTTATCCATGGCAAATTCTGGCCGAAACACCAACGGGTCTCAGTTTTTTATAACAGAAATCCCAAAACCCAACTTAGACAACAAACATAGTGTTTTTGGCGAATTAGTATTAGGTTTAGATGTTCAAGATAGTATTTCGAACGTAGAAGTTGACAGAAATGATAGACCAATTGAAGATGTGGTTATCGAAGAATTAAACATTATAAGAAAAGGAAAAGCTGCTAAAAACTTCGATGCGCCTAAGGTTTTTATAAATTCTTTAGCCGAAGCTGAAAGATTAGAAAAAGAAAAGGTAGCTAAAGCAGCGGCTATTTTGAAAGCAACTCAAGATAAATTTAAAGCCTTAAAAGAAAAAGCAATTACACTTCCTTCAGGATTAAAATATATTATTACAGAAAAAGGTACTGGAGAAAAATTGCCAGAAACTGCCGAGCTATTAACCCATTATGCCGTCTATTTTGAAAACGGAAAGATACTAGAAACGAGTAAACTAGAAATAGCCGAAGCGTTAGATATTGTAAACGAACGTCGTAAAGAACAAGACGGCTACCAACCTATTACCGCTGAAATAGGGCCAGACGCAAGAATGATTGCAGGCTTTAAAGAAGGCTTACAACAATTAAGTGTTGGTGATAAAGCCACTTTATTTATACCGTACCACTTGGCTTACGGAGAATCTGGTACTAGAGGTATTCCTGGAAAAACAAATATTGTTTTTGAAGTTGAAATTTTAGAACTTCTTAAATAA
- the gldI gene encoding gliding motility-associated peptidyl-prolyl isomerase GldI has product MNKLITTALLVLLVFSCKSPEARRPVSTKSGSYIDASIALNKKRFAKEKAVIEKIMEADTDEYLASDTGFWYKYQTKAENDSLSTPNFGDIINYDYNIKTLNGNEIYSKADLKTQNYAMDKQELFTGLRHGLKLMKIGETVTFIFPSDRAYGYYGDENKIGPNTPLICEVTVNSITPNQSN; this is encoded by the coding sequence ATGAATAAATTAATTACCACAGCCCTACTTGTGCTTCTCGTTTTTAGCTGTAAAAGCCCAGAAGCAAGACGACCAGTTTCTACAAAATCTGGATCTTATATAGACGCCTCTATTGCTCTAAATAAAAAACGTTTTGCCAAAGAAAAAGCGGTTATTGAAAAAATAATGGAAGCTGACACCGATGAATACTTAGCATCGGATACTGGCTTTTGGTATAAATACCAAACAAAAGCAGAAAACGATAGCTTAAGCACTCCAAATTTTGGTGATATTATTAACTACGATTATAATATTAAAACTCTAAATGGTAATGAAATTTATTCTAAAGCAGATTTAAAAACACAGAATTACGCTATGGATAAGCAAGAACTTTTTACAGGTTTACGCCATGGCTTAAAGCTTATGAAAATTGGTGAAACAGTTACCTTTATTTTTCCATCCGATCGTGCTTACGGTTACTATGGTGATGAAAATAAAATTGGACCAAACACACCTCTAATTTGTGAAGTTACTGTCAACTCTATTACCCCAAATCAAAGCAACTAA
- a CDS encoding DUF192 domain-containing protein — translation MVLKRFGFILVLSISLLSLSNCKDDNKVITQTEVHFTKEGELTITKADNSKVVLDIEIADTDFDVQTGLMYRNSMKMNQGMLFIFEDVTERYFYMKNTKIPLDLIYIDENKSIVSFQKNAKPFDETSLPSNAPAKYVLEVNVGLVDIWNLSVGDSIVFSEVSN, via the coding sequence ATGGTTTTAAAACGATTTGGTTTCATTTTAGTACTAAGTATATCTTTATTATCACTTTCAAATTGTAAAGATGATAATAAGGTAATTACTCAAACCGAAGTTCATTTCACAAAAGAAGGTGAATTAACGATTACTAAAGCAGATAACTCCAAAGTAGTTTTAGATATTGAAATTGCTGATACCGATTTTGATGTTCAAACGGGTTTGATGTACCGAAATTCTATGAAAATGAATCAAGGTATGTTATTTATCTTTGAAGATGTAACGGAGCGTTATTTCTATATGAAGAATACAAAAATACCATTAGATCTTATTTATATTGATGAAAATAAAAGCATTGTGAGTTTTCAGAAAAATGCTAAACCATTTGATGAGACATCACTTCCATCAAATGCACCTGCTAAATACGTTTTAGAAGTAAATGTGGGCTTGGTGGATATCTGGAACCTTTCTGTTGGCGATTCTATTGTTTTTAGTGAAGTTTCTAATTAA
- a CDS encoding alkaline phosphatase D family protein, with the protein MKNRLIFSVFIMMFCFMSCKTTLIKAEKEKEMVYDATIAFGSCNKQDLENKLWVEIVKNKPDLWIWGGDIVYADTDNMVKLKAEYDKLLANEGYKKLKETTLITGTWDDHDYGLNDGGVEFHAKRGSEQLFLDFLGVSENDKRRDQEGVYSSQVINTPKGKIKVIVLDTRYFRSALTKARGSKKRYEPSVYGEGTILGEQQWSWLEGELKSSEADFNIIVSSIQVLSAEHGFETWGNFPHEVDRLKLLIKDSKANGVVVLSGDRHISEFSKTKIKGVSFPLIDFTSSGLTHVYSGFTSEANKNRILKVVPELSFGVLKFNFERKTILMEMRGVNNILQQKLLQTY; encoded by the coding sequence ATGAAAAATAGATTAATATTTAGTGTCTTTATAATGATGTTTTGTTTTATGTCTTGTAAAACGACTCTAATTAAAGCTGAAAAGGAGAAAGAAATGGTATATGATGCTACTATTGCTTTTGGCTCTTGTAATAAGCAGGATTTAGAAAATAAACTTTGGGTTGAAATTGTGAAAAATAAACCAGATTTGTGGATTTGGGGAGGTGATATTGTATATGCCGATACAGATAACATGGTAAAATTAAAAGCGGAATATGATAAATTACTAGCTAATGAAGGCTATAAAAAGTTAAAAGAAACGACCCTAATCACAGGTACTTGGGACGATCACGATTATGGTTTAAATGATGGAGGTGTGGAGTTTCATGCAAAAAGGGGGAGTGAACAATTATTTTTAGATTTTTTAGGGGTTTCTGAAAATGATAAACGCCGAGATCAAGAAGGTGTTTATAGTTCTCAAGTTATAAATACACCTAAAGGAAAAATAAAAGTGATTGTTTTAGATACGCGTTATTTTAGATCAGCTTTAACCAAAGCTAGAGGTTCTAAAAAAAGATATGAGCCAAGTGTTTATGGTGAAGGGACTATTCTAGGTGAGCAACAATGGAGTTGGTTAGAGGGTGAATTGAAATCTTCTGAAGCTGATTTTAATATTATTGTGAGTAGTATTCAGGTTCTATCTGCCGAGCACGGTTTTGAGACTTGGGGTAATTTCCCTCATGAAGTGGATAGGTTAAAATTATTGATAAAAGATTCTAAAGCAAATGGAGTTGTTGTTCTTTCGGGAGATCGGCATATTTCTGAATTTTCAAAAACCAAAATTAAAGGTGTCTCTTTTCCTTTAATCGATTTTACATCTAGCGGCTTAACTCATGTATACAGTGGTTTTACTTCGGAGGCAAATAAAAATCGCATATTAAAAGTGGTTCCAGAATTAAGCTTTGGAGTTTTGAAATTTAATTTTGAAAGAAAAACAATACTGATGGAAATGCGAGGTGTAAACAATATTTTGCAACAAAAACTTTTACAAACCTATTAA
- a CDS encoding NUDIX hydrolase: MHKIFVNNKPITLTTNTEKGEGYKTYKLKRVGLYRAIRKLNRTNLQEVRLTHKNESKLLSKFLKKLPNVIAGGGKVYNDEGKVLFIYRNDKWDLPKGKAEGNETIEETAIREVEEETKVEGLEIVKPLETTYHIFKRNGRYRIKVTYWFEMKTSFKGELKPQKKEGITKVKWLGKKKTAKALENSYANIKLLF, translated from the coding sequence ATGCACAAGATTTTTGTAAATAACAAGCCGATAACATTAACAACGAACACCGAAAAAGGTGAAGGGTATAAAACATATAAGCTAAAACGGGTAGGTCTTTATCGAGCTATCAGGAAGTTAAACCGTACAAATTTACAGGAAGTAAGGCTTACACATAAAAACGAAAGTAAGCTGCTTTCTAAGTTTTTAAAGAAGTTACCAAACGTAATTGCTGGTGGCGGAAAAGTTTATAATGATGAAGGAAAAGTGTTATTTATCTATAGAAATGATAAATGGGATTTGCCTAAAGGAAAAGCAGAAGGCAATGAAACCATTGAAGAAACAGCTATTCGTGAAGTTGAAGAAGAGACGAAAGTAGAAGGTTTGGAAATTGTGAAACCTTTAGAAACTACATATCATATTTTTAAACGAAACGGCCGCTATAGAATAAAAGTAACTTATTGGTTTGAGATGAAAACAAGTTTTAAGGGTGAGCTTAAACCTCAAAAAAAGGAAGGCATCACTAAAGTAAAATGGTTGGGTAAAAAGAAAACGGCAAAAGCATTAGAGAATTCTTATGCTAATATTAAGTTATTGTTTTAG
- the pyrE gene encoding orotate phosphoribosyltransferase: protein MIFNKDTAKKTAEVLLQVHAIKLSPKEPFTWASGWKSPIYCDNRIILSYPPIRNYVRETMAKHIENQYGKPDAIAGVATGAIGIGMLVAEYLGLPFIYVRPDAKGHGRKNQIEGFIEGGQNVVVVEDLISTGKSSLNAVKALKEAKVNVKGMVAIFTYGFDVATKNFEEAGITLNTLSNYENLLEQALDTNYISQKELKTLSEWNSNPSEWNAI from the coding sequence ATGATATTCAACAAAGACACCGCTAAAAAAACTGCCGAAGTTTTATTGCAAGTTCATGCCATAAAACTAAGCCCGAAAGAACCTTTCACTTGGGCTTCCGGCTGGAAATCACCAATTTATTGCGATAACCGTATTATTCTATCGTATCCACCAATACGTAATTACGTTCGCGAAACCATGGCTAAACATATTGAAAACCAATATGGAAAACCAGATGCTATTGCCGGAGTAGCCACAGGCGCTATTGGCATTGGTATGTTGGTTGCCGAATATTTAGGGCTTCCATTTATTTATGTTAGGCCAGATGCAAAAGGACACGGCCGTAAAAATCAAATTGAAGGCTTTATTGAAGGCGGACAAAATGTTGTTGTGGTCGAAGATTTAATAAGTACCGGAAAAAGTAGCTTAAATGCTGTAAAAGCTCTAAAAGAAGCTAAAGTAAATGTAAAAGGCATGGTTGCTATTTTTACTTACGGGTTTGATGTAGCTACCAAAAATTTTGAAGAAGCAGGTATTACCTTAAATACCCTAAGTAATTATGAAAATTTACTAGAACAAGCTCTAGATACCAACTACATTTCTCAAAAAGAATTAAAAACCTTATCCGAATGGAATTCCAACCCTAGTGAATGGAACGCTATTTGA